A single region of the Aurantiacibacter sp. MUD11 genome encodes:
- a CDS encoding RlmE family RNA methyltransferase yields MARAGQDSQRRLKTAKKRKASSQRWLERQLNDPYVKRARDENYRSRAAFKLLELDERFGLLKGVERVVDLGIAPGGWAQVVRRKAPKAAIVGIDILETEPIEGVEILLMDFMDDDAPAALTAALDGPPDLVMSDMAANTVGHKQTDHLRTMALVEAAAWFAVEVLAPGGAFVAKGFAGGTDKELLDLLKKHFKTVKHAKPPASRKGSSEWYVVAQGFKGRED; encoded by the coding sequence ATGGCCCGCGCCGGACAGGATTCGCAACGGCGGCTGAAGACCGCGAAGAAGCGCAAGGCGAGCAGCCAGCGCTGGCTCGAACGCCAGCTCAACGACCCCTACGTGAAGCGCGCCAGGGACGAGAACTATCGCAGCCGCGCGGCCTTCAAACTGCTTGAACTGGACGAGCGATTCGGCCTGCTGAAGGGTGTCGAGCGCGTGGTTGACCTGGGCATCGCGCCGGGCGGCTGGGCGCAGGTCGTCCGCCGCAAGGCGCCCAAGGCGGCCATCGTCGGCATCGACATTCTGGAGACCGAGCCGATCGAGGGCGTCGAGATCCTGCTGATGGATTTCATGGACGATGATGCCCCGGCCGCGCTGACCGCCGCGCTCGATGGTCCGCCAGACCTCGTCATGTCGGACATGGCCGCCAATACCGTTGGCCACAAGCAGACCGACCACTTGCGCACCATGGCGCTGGTGGAAGCGGCGGCGTGGTTCGCGGTGGAAGTGCTGGCACCGGGTGGCGCCTTCGTGGCCAAGGGCTTTGCCGGGGGTACCGACAAGGAACTGCTCGACCTGCTGAAGAAGCACTTCAAGACGGTCAAGCACGCCAAGCCACCCGCCAGCCGCAAGGGCTCCAGCGAGTGGTACGTTGTCGCTCAGGGATTCAAGGGGCGCGAGGACTAG
- a CDS encoding GNAT family N-acetyltransferase — protein sequence MSGKLPPAAFSIAPDPLTDPAVLSLLERHLEEMHRCSPACKVHALDAERLREPNVTFYAARREGELAAVGALKRLGGGMGEIKSMRAADAWRGTGAGEAILLHLIATARAEGLRWLGLETGRHEVFEPAQRLYAKHGFAPCEAYADYVLDDFSMCMGMALAD from the coding sequence ATGAGCGGGAAGCTGCCTCCCGCGGCCTTTTCCATCGCACCCGATCCGCTGACCGATCCCGCCGTCCTGTCACTGCTGGAGCGACACCTGGAAGAGATGCACCGCTGCTCGCCGGCCTGCAAAGTGCACGCGCTGGACGCGGAGCGGCTGCGCGAACCCAACGTCACCTTCTACGCCGCGCGTCGTGAGGGCGAACTCGCCGCCGTCGGCGCGCTCAAGCGGCTGGGCGGCGGCATGGGCGAGATCAAGTCGATGCGCGCCGCCGATGCCTGGCGTGGCACCGGCGCGGGCGAAGCGATCCTGCTGCACCTGATCGCCACCGCGCGGGCCGAGGGGCTGCGTTGGCTCGGCCTCGAAACCGGGCGGCACGAGGTCTTCGAACCCGCGCAGCGACTCTACGCCAAGCACGGCTTTGCTCCTTGCGAAGCCTATGCCGACTACGTGCTCGACGATTTCAGCATGTGCATGGGGATGGCGCTGGCCGACTAG
- a CDS encoding Ppx/GppA phosphatase family protein: protein MADINPPDRREKARNKAPEGQERRRKNTRGHNSRSGEKNGGRPQEPRQWRRPPHKSYRQAYAAIDLGTNNCRLLIARPADENFVVIDAFSRVVRLGEGLAQTGRLSDEAMDRALGALKVCSDKLRKRNVHLARSVATEACRRASNGEAFIERVREETGIVLDIISAQEEARLAVLGCHILLEDGIGPAIIFDIGGGSTELVLIEPGAPVPRILDWQSVPWGVVSLSETVGKEPSDNQGRLARYAKMKQLVLDSFAEFAKRIDQHKAPEQRLLGTSGTVTTLASVHLGLPQYDRKAVDGLIVPSASMREISQRLSGMSPAERSQLDCIGADRADLVVAGCAILEAILDIWPAERLGVADRGIREGILRSLMAADAEGAEAQAALRRLKQGGAVN, encoded by the coding sequence ATGGCGGATATCAATCCGCCGGACCGACGCGAAAAGGCCAGGAACAAGGCGCCCGAGGGGCAAGAGCGGCGCCGCAAGAACACCAGAGGCCACAACAGCAGATCCGGCGAGAAAAATGGGGGCAGGCCGCAGGAACCGCGGCAATGGCGGCGCCCTCCGCACAAATCCTACAGGCAGGCCTACGCAGCCATCGACCTCGGCACCAACAACTGCCGCTTGCTGATCGCGCGCCCTGCCGACGAGAACTTCGTGGTGATCGACGCCTTCAGTCGCGTGGTGCGGCTGGGTGAGGGTCTGGCCCAGACCGGCCGGCTGTCCGACGAGGCGATGGACCGCGCGCTGGGCGCGCTGAAGGTCTGTTCCGACAAGCTGCGCAAGCGCAACGTCCACCTCGCCCGGTCCGTGGCGACGGAGGCATGCCGCCGCGCCAGCAACGGCGAGGCCTTCATCGAGCGGGTACGCGAGGAAACCGGCATCGTGCTCGACATCATCAGCGCGCAGGAGGAAGCCCGCCTGGCCGTGCTGGGCTGCCACATCCTGCTGGAAGACGGCATCGGCCCGGCGATCATCTTCGATATCGGCGGCGGCTCCACCGAACTGGTGCTGATCGAACCGGGCGCACCCGTGCCGCGCATCCTCGACTGGCAGAGCGTGCCGTGGGGCGTCGTCTCGCTGTCGGAAACCGTGGGCAAGGAACCCTCGGACAACCAGGGCCGTCTCGCGCGCTACGCCAAGATGAAGCAACTGGTGCTCGACAGCTTCGCCGAATTTGCCAAGCGCATCGACCAGCACAAGGCACCCGAACAACGCCTGCTGGGGACCAGCGGCACGGTGACCACGCTGGCCAGCGTGCACCTTGGCCTGCCGCAATACGATCGCAAGGCGGTGGACGGACTGATCGTGCCGTCCGCATCCATGCGCGAGATTTCGCAGCGCCTGTCCGGCATGTCGCCGGCCGAACGCAGCCAGCTCGATTGCATCGGCGCTGACCGGGCGGACCTGGTGGTAGCGGGCTGCGCCATCCTCGAGGCGATTCTCGACATCTGGCCGGCCGAGCGCCTGGGCGTGGCGGATCGCGGGATTCGCGAAGGTATCCTGCGCAGCCTGATGGCCGCCGACGCCGAAGGTGCGGAAGCGCAGGCCGCGCTGCGTCGCCTGAAGCAAGGCGGGGCAGTGAACTGA
- a CDS encoding c-type cytochrome, translating into MSNTNTIFGWVLFSGIVGLGLTSITSKVFHADNPEVEEFGYIIEAAEEGGVADAGPSLAELLNTGSAEAGAAVFAKCIACHTIEQGGATGIGPNLFGVLGTPIGSHAAGFAYSSALADKGGNWDYENMDAWLSSPRAFANGTKMSFAGLSSAEERANVILYMRDYGGGPDLPAPPAPEAEGEAVDAEDAAAMAAEATDGSENPTAEMSTPE; encoded by the coding sequence ATGAGCAACACCAACACAATCTTCGGCTGGGTCCTTTTCAGCGGCATCGTGGGGCTGGGCCTCACCTCGATCACCTCCAAGGTTTTCCACGCGGACAACCCCGAAGTCGAAGAGTTCGGCTATATCATCGAAGCTGCCGAAGAAGGCGGCGTGGCAGACGCTGGCCCGTCGCTGGCCGAGTTGCTCAACACCGGGTCTGCCGAAGCTGGCGCCGCGGTGTTCGCCAAGTGCATCGCCTGCCACACCATCGAGCAGGGCGGCGCGACCGGTATCGGCCCCAACCTGTTCGGCGTGCTCGGCACCCCGATCGGCAGCCATGCCGCGGGCTTCGCCTATTCCAGCGCGCTGGCCGACAAGGGCGGCAACTGGGATTACGAGAACATGGACGCCTGGCTGTCCAGCCCGCGCGCTTTCGCCAATGGCACGAAGATGAGCTTCGCCGGCCTGTCCAGCGCTGAAGAACGTGCCAACGTGATTCTCTACATGCGCGATTACGGCGGCGGTCCGGACCTGCCCGCCCCGCCGGCACCGGAAGCCGAAGGCGAAGCTGTCGACGCGGAAGATGCCGCGGCGATGGCTGCCGAGGCTACCGACGGTTCGGAAAACCCGACCGCCGAAATGTCGACGCCGGAATAA
- a CDS encoding prephenate dehydratase, with protein MDSYPAPALALVEKMHAAAAQDPARAIAFQGAPGANSHRAVNEWDPAALPLPCYSFIGAIEAVKEGRAACAMIPIENSQAGRVADIHFLLPESGLFIVGEHFLPIHHALMALDEEGPFDAAYSHPHALSQSRHYLRDKGIVPLSHADTAGAAAHVAELGDPSIAAIAPALAADLYGLKIVEENVEDAEDNTTRFVVLAREPLDPASLKGQEAMTTFVFEVKNIPAALYKAMGGFATNGVNMTKLESYQKGASFAATMFYADIIGAPGDPAVDRALEELRFHCKSVQMFGSYPLARKRG; from the coding sequence ATGGATTCATACCCCGCTCCCGCTCTCGCGCTGGTCGAGAAGATGCATGCCGCCGCCGCGCAGGACCCGGCGCGCGCCATCGCTTTCCAGGGCGCTCCCGGCGCCAATTCGCACCGTGCGGTGAACGAGTGGGACCCGGCAGCGCTGCCGCTGCCCTGCTACAGCTTCATCGGCGCGATCGAGGCGGTGAAGGAAGGCCGCGCGGCCTGCGCGATGATTCCCATCGAGAATTCACAGGCGGGCCGGGTGGCTGACATCCACTTCCTGCTGCCCGAAAGCGGGCTGTTCATCGTCGGCGAACACTTCCTGCCGATTCACCACGCACTGATGGCGCTGGACGAGGAAGGCCCCTTCGACGCGGCCTACAGCCACCCCCACGCGCTGAGCCAGAGCCGCCACTACCTGCGCGACAAGGGCATCGTGCCGTTGAGCCATGCCGACACCGCCGGTGCCGCCGCGCATGTTGCCGAACTGGGCGATCCATCGATTGCCGCCATTGCCCCGGCGCTGGCGGCGGACCTCTACGGCCTCAAGATCGTGGAAGAGAACGTCGAGGACGCGGAAGACAACACCACCCGATTCGTGGTGCTGGCACGCGAGCCGCTCGATCCCGCATCGCTGAAGGGGCAGGAGGCGATGACCACCTTCGTCTTCGAGGTGAAGAACATCCCCGCCGCGCTGTACAAGGCGATGGGCGGATTCGCCACCAACGGCGTCAACATGACCAAGCTGGAAAGCTACCAGAAGGGCGCCAGCTTCGCCGCCACCATGTTCTATGCCGATATCATCGGCGCGCCGGGCGATCCAGCAGTCGACCGCGCGCTGGAAGAACTGCGCTTCCACTGCAAGAGCGTGCAGATGTTCGGCAGCTACCCGTTGGCGCGCAAACGCGGATGA